A stretch of Lactuca sativa cultivar Salinas chromosome 6, Lsat_Salinas_v11, whole genome shotgun sequence DNA encodes these proteins:
- the LOC111877445 gene encoding transcription factor bHLH61, which yields MEFHHHHTHGFLEEILDSNISFGINDIDDQFDQNALFSTPTTFLESSPLSITSQTSCSTNDFSLPFIFDSQTLNCSSFGQHFIHPFVDHDQSSAGLHDDTTNIKIESSPLIHQDYYSVFSMLDDVENCHFLHDVGNRVDNLEMPDPSVAMGELEHQRRNGINMGKNSKNCKVEGQPSKNLMAERRRRKRLNDRLSMLRSIVPKISKMDRTSILGDTIDYMKELIDKINHMQEEMDISSDQLNLMTTKPKEIFIRNSPKFDVDRRNADTHVQVCCTSKPELLISTITTLEALGLEIHQCVISCFNDFAMHASCTEEMEQRVILNSEDIKQALFRNAGYGGKCL from the exons ATGGAGTTCCACCACCACCATACCCATGGATTCTTGGAAGAAATATTAGATTCAAACATTTCCTTTGGAATCAATGACATCGATGATCAATTTGACCAAAATGCCCTCTTCTCTACACCTACCACTTTTCTTGAAAGCTCACCTCTTTCCATCACCTCTCAAACCTCTTGTTCTACTAATGACTTTTCACTACCCTTCATCTTTgattcacaaaccctaaattgtTCTTCATTTGGTCAACATTTCATCCACCCTTTTGTTGACCATGACCAGTCATCCGCTGGCCTTCATGACGACACTACCAATATCAAGATTGAATCTTCACCATTGATTCATCAAGATTACTACTCTGTGTTTTCAATGCTGGATGATGTAGAAAACTGTCATTTCCTACACGATGTGGGTAATCGGGTCGATAACCTGGAAATGCCGGACCCGAGTGTTGCTATGGGTGAGCTCGAACACCAGAGACGAAACGGAATCAACATGGGGAAGAATAGTAAAAACTGTAAAGTTGAGGGGCAACCTTCGAAAAATTTAATGGCCGAGAGAAGGAGGAGGAAGAGATTGAATGATAGACTCTCCATGCTTCGATCGATTGTACCAAAGATCAGCAAG ATGGATAGAACATCAATACTTGGAGACACAATAGACTACATGAAGGAATTgattgataaaatcaatcatatgCAAGAAGAAATGGATATTTCCTCCGATCAATTAAATTTAATGACTACAAAGCCTAAAGAAATATTTATCAGAAATTCACCAAAG ttTGACGTGGATCGGAGAAATGCAGATACACATGTTCAAGTATGCTGTACAAGTAAACCCGAGTTATTGATATCGACAATAACAACACTTGAAGCTTTGGGCCTCGAGATTCATCAGTGTGTTATAAGCTGCTTCAATGATTTCGCAATGCATGCTTCCTGCACTGAG GAAATGGAGCAAAGAGTAATTTTAAATTCAGAGGATATAAAACAAGCTTTATTTAGAAACGCAGGATATGGAGGAAAGTGTCTCTAA